CAAGCGGGACGCCGATGGACTTGGAGACGAACGGCACGGTGCGCGATGCACGCGGGTTCACTTCGATCATGTAGAGTTCGCCATCCTTGACGGCGAGCTGCATGTTCATGAGGCCAACCACGTGGAGTTCCTTGGCGAATTCCTTGGCGTACTTGCGAACCTTATCCTGGATTTCCTTGGAGAGCGTCATGGGCGGAATCACGCTGGCGGAGTCGCCGGAGTGAATACCTGCGGGTTCCACGTGTTCCATGATGGCGCCCACCACGGTGTGCTTGCCGTCGCTGATGCAGTCCACGTCGAGTTCGGTGGCGTCTTCGAGGAAGCGGTCGATAAGAATCGGCTTGCCTTCGCCAATGGCGGCGGCTTCTTCCACGAACTTGCGCAGGTATTTTTCCTTATAGACAATCACCATGCCGCGGCCACCGAGAACGAAGCTCGGACGCACAAGCACGGGGTAGCCGATTTTCTCGACGATGGCGAGGGCTTCTTCCACGTTGTGGGCGATGCCGCTTTCGGCCTGCTTGATGCCGACCTTGTCAACCAGTTGCTTGAAGAAGTCGCGGTCTTCGGCGAGGTCAATGTCTTCGGGGCTCGTGCCGACGACGTTTGCACCGGCCTTCTTGAGGCGCATGGCGAGGTTCAGCGGAGTCTGGCCGCCGAATTGCACGATGACGCCCGCGCACTTTTCGCGTTCGTAAATGCCCATCACGTCTTCGAGCGTGAGCGGTTCAAAGTAGAGCTTGTCCGAAGTGTCGTAGTCGGTGGAAACCGTTTCGGGGTTGGAATTCACCATGATGACTTCGTAGCCTTCGCGGCGCAGCGTAAAGGCGGCGTGGCAGCAGCAGTAGTCGAATTCGATACCCTGACCTATTCGGTTCGGGCCGCCGCCGAGCACCATGATGGTCTTTTTGCCCTGGTGGTCGCGGACGGGTTCGGTGCTATCCGCATAGCAGCTGTAATAATATGGCGTAATGGCTTCGAATTCGCCGGCGCATGTGTCGACGGAGTAGTAGCTCGGAACAAGGCCAATTTGCTTGCGCACCGCCATGACTTCTTCGGGAGTCTTGTGGAACAGGTAACCAATCTGGATGTCGCTGTAGCCGAATTCCTTGGCCTGGCGGAAGAGTGGTAAGTCCTTTGCCAGCGCTTCCAACGAGCCTGCGGAAAGGATTTCGTCTTCGTAGAGGGCGAGTTCTTCGAGATGGCGCAAGAAGTAGCGGTCGATTTTCGTGATTTCGTACAACTTCTCGACGCCCCACTTGCGGCGCAGTGCTTCGTGCAACACGAAGATGCGTTCGGCGCTCGGGCGGGCGACTTCCTTGGCGAGCGTTTCGTCGTCGTATTCCTTGAACTTTTCGCACTTGGCGCAGGCACCGAATCCGCCGAATCCCGTTTCGAGAGAACGGAGGGCCTTCTGCATGGCCTGCTTGAAGTTCGTACCGATGGCCATCGCTTCGCCCACAGACTTCATCTGGGTGCCGAGCGTGGAATCGGCCTTCGGGAACTTTTCGAAGGTGAAGCGCGGGACCTTCACGACAACGTAGTCAAGCGCCGGTTCGAAGCAGCTTGGGGTCGTCTGCGTAATGTCGTTGCGGAGTTCGTCGAGCGTGTAGCCCACGGCGAGGAGGGCTGCAATCTTTGCGATGGGGAAGCCCGTTGCCTTGGAGGCGAGAGCCGAAGAACGGCTCACGCGCGGGTTCATTTCGATGATGATGCGGCGGCCGGTCTTGGGTTCGATAGCCCACTGCACGTTAGATCCACCGGTTTCCACGCCGATAGCTTCCATGACTTTCAGGGAGTCGTCGCGCATGGCCTGGTAGGCGCGGTCATCGAGGCTCTGGATCGGGGCGACCGTGATGGAGTCGCCGGTATGCACGCCCATCGGGTCGAGGTTTTCGATGGAACACACGATAACGGCATTGCCCTTCTTATCGCGCATGACTTCCATCTCGAATTCTTTCCAGCCGAGGAGCGATTCTTCGATAAGTACTTCGTTGTTGAGCGAGGCGTCAAGACCGCGGTTCACGATGGTCTCGAATTCTTCTTCGTTGTGGGCGATACCGCCGCCGGTACCACCGAGGGTGAAGCCCGGACGGATGATGAGCGGCCAGCTTCCGATGGTGTGGGCGATAGCGGTCGCTTCGCTCATGGAGTGTGCTGAACCGGAGCGCGGGAGGTCAAGCCCAATCTTGAGCATGGCTTCCTTGAACAGGTGACGGTCTTCGGCGCGCTGGATGGATTCGGCCTTGGCGCCGATGAGTTCCACCTGGTAGCGGTCGAGAATGCCGCGTTCATTCAGTTCCATAGCGAGGTTGAGTGCGGTCTGGCCACCGAGTGTCGGGAGCAAGGCGTCCGGACGTTCGCGACGGATGATTTCGTGCAGAATGTCGACGCTCAGTGGCTCGATGTAGGTTCGGTCGGCCATTTCAGGGTCGGTCATGATGGTGGCCGGGTTGGAGTTCACCAGCACTACTTCGTAACCTTCACGGCGGAGCACCTTACAGGCCTGCACGCCAGAATAGTCGAATTCGCAGCCCTGGCCAATCACGATCGGGCCAGAACCAATGAGCATAATCTTCTTGATGTCGGTACGCTTAGGCATTCTTTTTGCCTCCATTCACATTTTTCTTATTCTTTTGAGCAAGTGCTGCTTTTACAAGTCCGCTGAACAGTGGGTGCGGTGCCGTGGGACGGCTCTTGAATTCCGGATGGAACTGGCAGGCTTCGAAGTAGGGGTGGTTCTTGATTTCCACCATCTCGACGAGCTTGCCGTCGGGCGATGTACCAGCGATTTTCAGACCGGCCTTTTCGAGTTCCTTGCGGAATTCGCTGTTGTAGTTGAATTCGTAGCGGTGGCGGTGACGTTCGCTAATCTTTTCGCTCTTGTAGAGCTTTGCCGCGTTGGAATCCTTCATGAGCTTGCACGGGTAAGCGCCGAGGCGCATGGTGCCGCCCTTGTCGGTGACGTTTTTCTGTTCGTCCATCAGGTCGATGACCGGGTGGGCCGTCTTTTCGTCGAATTCCGTAGAGTTGGCGTCTTTCCAGCCGAGCACGTTGCGGGCGAATTCAATCACGCAGCACTGCATGCCGAGGCAGATACCCAGCAGCGGAACCTTGTGTTCGCGGGCATAGCGAATGGCTACGCATTTGCCGTTCACGCCGCGGCTACCGAAACCGCCCGGAATCAGAATGCCGTCTGCATTCTTGATGAGGTTCGGATTCTTTTCGAGTTCTTCGGCCTCGATGCATTCCACTTTCACCTTGGCGTTGTGTTCCATGCCGGCATGCTGCAAGGCTTCGTGCACGGACTTGTAGGCGTCGCGGATGGCGATGTACTTGCCCACAAGCGCGATGGTGCATTCGTACTTGGGCTGGGTGGCCTTCTTGACGAGTTTGTCCCATTCAGAGTGGATAATGGGGTGTACGCTCAAGTGGAGCTGTTCAAGAACGCGAAGGTCGAGTTCCTGCTTGGAAAGTTCGCGGGGCACGGCGTATACAGAATCAGTCACGTCCTTTTCTTCGATGACGCATTCGGGCTTCACGTTGCAGAAGAGCGCAAGCTTGTCGAGGTGATCCTGCGGAATCGTCATTTCGGTGCGGCACACGAGAATGTCCGGGAAAATACCGATGTTGCGAAGTTCGGCAACCGAGTGCTGCGAGGGCTTTGTCTTGAGTTCGCCTGCGGCCTTCAGGTAAGGCACCAAAACCAGGTGGACAAAGCAGGTGTTTTCCACGCCGACTTCGAAGCGGAACTGTCTTGCGGCTTCCAGGAAGGGGAGAGATTCGATGTCGCCAGCCACACCGCCGATTTCGCAGAGCACGATGTCGGCGCCGCTTTCGGCTGCAGAACGGAATGCGTCCTTGATTTCGTTGGTGATGTGCGGAATGACCTGTACGGTACCGCCCAGATACTTACCGGCGCGTTCCTTGGCAAGCACAGAGGAATAAATGCGGCCAGAGGTATAGCTGGAGGCCTTGGAGCATTGCACGCCTGCGAAGCGTTCGTAGTGGCCCAAGTCAAGGTCGGTTTCGTAACCGTCGTCGGTCACGAAGACTTCACCGTGCTGGTAGGGGCTCATGGTGCCCGGGTCCACGTTCAGGTACGGGTCCAGCTTCTGCATGAACACCTTGTAGCCGCGACTCTTGAGCAGTAGCGCCAGCGATGCGGAGGTGATTCCTTTACCGAGGGAGCTGACCACGCCGCCGGTAATGAAGATGTACTTGGTCTGTTTTTTTGCGGTTGCCTTAGCCATGTTCGCCTCTCTTGAATTCTTCGATCATTTGTCTGAACTCGCCGAACAGGTAGTAGGAATCGTTCGGGCCCGGAGCGGATTCCGGATGGTACTGCACGCTGAACGCGGGGAGTTCCTTGTGGCGAATGCCCTCAACGGTGTTGTCGTTCAGGTTGATGTGGCTGACTTCTACATTCGTGGGGAGCGAAGATTCTTCGATGGCATAGTTGTGGTTCTGGCTCGTGATTTCTACGGCGCCGGTCTTCAGGTTTTTCACCGGATGGTTGCAGCCGTGATGGCCGAACTTGAGCTTGGAAACCTTTGCGCCGAGCGCGAGGCCGAGCAACTGGTTTCCGAGGCAGATGCCCATCAGCGGGACCTTGCCCAAAAGCTGCTTGACGACTGCCGCCACTTGCGGGAGGCTGTTCGGGTCGGCAGGTCCGTTCGAGAGGAATACACCATCCGGATTCTTCGCCATAATTTGTTCGTAGGTGGCGTTGATCGGGAGGACCGTTACCTTCATGTTTTGTTCTGCGAGATTTCTCAAGATGTTCGTCTTGATACCGAAATCGAGCGCGACAACGTTCAGGTCGCCTTCGGTACTGAATTCGTAGCCCTTCGGGTCGCTGACCTTGCTGGCGTAATCCTGACCATCGAGGCCTTCCCAGGCCTTTGCCTTTGCGATTGCGTCGGCTTCGCTCATGTCGGTGCCGTCTACGTGGAGGTAAGCTTTCTGTGCCCCGTGGTCACGCAGATGGATGGTGAGCGCGCGCGTATCGACTCCCGCGATGCCCGGCTTCTTGTGGGCGAGCATGTAGTCGTGCAGGCTTTCTTCGCCGATTTCCTTGGAGACATCGTCCAACGAGTTCACGACGATTCCGTTCAGGAACACGTCGCGCGATTCGGACTTTTCGAGGTTCGCCGCGTATGCACCGACTTCGGCCGTGGTGAACACCACGAACTGGCCCGCATAGGAGGGGTCCGTCAAAATCTGCTTGTAACCTGCCATGCCGGTGTTGAACACAGCTTCACCGACGGTGTCGGTTGCCTGTCCGAAGGCATAACCCCTAAAGACGGTTCCGTCCGCCAATGCCAGAAACGCCTTCTTCTCGCGTTTCGCTTTCCAGTTGAATCTGTCAGTCATATATTGCTCTCGTTAAATAAAAACTTGTTTCGTAATGTCATTCTGGAGCCCTGTAAGGGCGATAGAATCCATATGGACCCTATCGCGCGGCGTGGCCTTGCTCCAGGGTGACAGTAAAAAATAAAGGCAAAAGCCAAAAGCTTTTGCCAAACGATAAAGACGATTAAAAACGGGAATAAGAAAAATCAGATGTCCGATAGAACGAGCGGGGAGAGTCGCCTGGTTCCGTTGCGAGATTCCTGCAACGGCGGTGCTCAAGTGTGCTTCGATGGATTCCGATATTTTCATCGGAACCAAAATATAGAAAATGTTTTTCCTGCGGTGGAAGTGTTTTTTTGAAAAAATTTCGAGGTGCATGTTCTATTTCATTTTTTGTAAAAGCAATCCGCCGGCGCGATGCCGACGAATTGCATTTATGAGGTTCAGTATATGAATAAGAGTGGGGATTAGTAGATAAATTGGCATTTGGCTGCGCACCTTCGACGCGCAGCCGATGTTATTCATCTACTAATAGATGAATAACATCTCACGATACTTCGGCAGAGGCCACTTCTCGTCGGGCACGATGCTTTCGATTTTGTCCACGATAATGCGGAGGTTTGCCATGGCGTCGAGGATGACTTCGTGCTTTTCGCCGAGAGCGATTTCCATCTGGGCGACCGCGGCATCAAGTTCCTTGAGCTTTTCGCCAAGTTCGCGAGCGTAACCGTCTACCGCGTAGAAGCCCTGGCCCTTAGCCAATTCGTTGGTCTTGAGGGCGTTGCTGTAGGCGCAGAGCACCTGCGGAAGCACCACGTTCTTCGCGATGTCGAATGCAATCTTGCCTTCGATGTGAATCTTCTTGTGGTAATCTTCCATGTTGACTTCGTAACGGGAGTCGAGTTCGCGCTTGTTGAACACGCCGTACTTTTCGAACAGGGCCACATTTTCCTTCTTGTTGAGAGCCTGGAGGGCTTCCATGGTGGTGCGGATGTTCGGGAGGCCGCGCTTGGCAGCTTCTTCCACCCATTCGTCGGTGTAGCCGTTGCCGTTGAAGATAACGCGCTTGTGTTCCTTGACGATCTTCTGCAAAAGGTTCTGCAGTTCTTCGTGGAACTTGTCGGCAGAAACATTGGCGAGCTTATCGGCGATGATGTCGAAGGCTTCGGCGACGATCGTGTTGAGGATGACGTTCGGTTCGGAGCAGCTCTGGCTAGAACCCGGAGCGCGGAATTCGAACTTGTTGCCGGTAAAGGCGAACGGAGAAGTACGGTTACGGTCCGTAGCGTCGCGCGGGAGCGGCGGGAGAGTGTCAGAACCGAGCTTCAGTGCACCGGCCTGCTTGCTGGACTTCGGATCGCCCTTTTCGAGCTGATCGATGACGTCGGCGAGCTGGTCGCCGAGGTACATGGAGATGATTGCCGGAGGAGCTTCGTTGGCACCGAGACGGTGGTCGTTACCGGCGCTAGCAACAGCCATACGGAGCAAGTCGGCGTGGGTGTCGACAGCGTAGATCACGGCGCAGAGCGTGGTGAGGAAGATGGCGTTCTGGTGCGGGTCCTTGCCCGGGTTCAAGAGGTTGGTCTTGCCATAGTTCACGGACCAGTTGTTGTGCTTACCGGAACCGTTGATGCCGGCGAACGGCTTTTCGTGCAGCAGGCAGACGAGACCGTGGCGGTCAGCGACCTGGCGGAGCACTTCCATAATCTGCATGTTGTGGTCGCAGGCAAGGTTCACTTCTTCGAACATCGGAGCAAGTTCGAACTGGGCCGGAGCGACTTCGTTGTGGCGGGTCTTGGCCGGAATGCCGAGCTTCCAGAGTTCCTTTTCCACATCGTTCATGAAGTTGATGATGCGAGCCGGAATGCTACCGAAGTAGTGGTCTTCCATCTGCTGGTGCTTTGCAGGTGCTGCACCGAATAAGGTACGACCAGCCTGGTACAGGTCCGGACGCTGCAGGTAGAAACGCTTGTCGATCAGGAAGTATTCCTGTTCGGCACCGAGAGTGACGGTGACCTTCTGCTGGGCAACGCCGAAGAGACCCATGAGGCGGTCGGCGGACTTCTGCAGGGCCTGAATAGAGCGGAGAAGCGGAGTCTTCTTGTCAAGTGCTTCGCCGGTGTAGCTACAGAAAGCGGTCGGGATGCAGAGCGTTGCACCGTTGCCGTGGCGCTTGATGAAAGCCGGAGAGGTCGGATCCCAGGCGGTGTAGCCGCGGGCTTCGAAGGTGGAGCGAAGGCCGCCGCTCGGGAAGGAAGAAGCGTCCGGTTCGCCGACAATCAGGTTCTTGCCGCTGAAGGCCATGATGGCCTTGCCGTTCTCGGGTTCCAAGAAACTGTCGTGCTTTTCGGCGGTGGAACCAGTAAGGGGCTGGAA
The Fibrobacter sp. UWP2 DNA segment above includes these coding regions:
- the carB gene encoding carbamoyl-phosphate synthase large subunit; this translates as MPKRTDIKKIMLIGSGPIVIGQGCEFDYSGVQACKVLRREGYEVVLVNSNPATIMTDPEMADRTYIEPLSVDILHEIIRRERPDALLPTLGGQTALNLAMELNERGILDRYQVELIGAKAESIQRAEDRHLFKEAMLKIGLDLPRSGSAHSMSEATAIAHTIGSWPLIIRPGFTLGGTGGGIAHNEEEFETIVNRGLDASLNNEVLIEESLLGWKEFEMEVMRDKKGNAVIVCSIENLDPMGVHTGDSITVAPIQSLDDRAYQAMRDDSLKVMEAIGVETGGSNVQWAIEPKTGRRIIIEMNPRVSRSSALASKATGFPIAKIAALLAVGYTLDELRNDITQTTPSCFEPALDYVVVKVPRFTFEKFPKADSTLGTQMKSVGEAMAIGTNFKQAMQKALRSLETGFGGFGACAKCEKFKEYDDETLAKEVARPSAERIFVLHEALRRKWGVEKLYEITKIDRYFLRHLEELALYEDEILSAGSLEALAKDLPLFRQAKEFGYSDIQIGYLFHKTPEEVMAVRKQIGLVPSYYSVDTCAGEFEAITPYYYSCYADSTEPVRDHQGKKTIMVLGGGPNRIGQGIEFDYCCCHAAFTLRREGYEVIMVNSNPETVSTDYDTSDKLYFEPLTLEDVMGIYEREKCAGVIVQFGGQTPLNLAMRLKKAGANVVGTSPEDIDLAEDRDFFKQLVDKVGIKQAESGIAHNVEEALAIVEKIGYPVLVRPSFVLGGRGMVIVYKEKYLRKFVEEAAAIGEGKPILIDRFLEDATELDVDCISDGKHTVVGAIMEHVEPAGIHSGDSASVIPPMTLSKEIQDKVRKYAKEFAKELHVVGLMNMQLAVKDGELYMIEVNPRASRTVPFVSKSIGVPLASYASRCMLGETLEQIGFTEEVHVPYVSVKEAVFPFVKFPGVDITLSPEMKSTGEVMSIDRDRGLAYLKSQLASGNKVPSQGNIFVSLKDEDKQKAVPLIRQLVNLGYELYATRGTSTMLYNEGIKTRAVFRISRGRPNLLDLIHDKEVQWIVNTTETGAEAMVDEIQMRSKAVVSGIPITTTIAALTSTVEGLMDKHDFGRFEVCSLQEYHRHVKK
- a CDS encoding CTP synthase, producing MAKATAKKQTKYIFITGGVVSSLGKGITSASLALLLKSRGYKVFMQKLDPYLNVDPGTMSPYQHGEVFVTDDGYETDLDLGHYERFAGVQCSKASSYTSGRIYSSVLAKERAGKYLGGTVQVIPHITNEIKDAFRSAAESGADIVLCEIGGVAGDIESLPFLEAARQFRFEVGVENTCFVHLVLVPYLKAAGELKTKPSQHSVAELRNIGIFPDILVCRTEMTIPQDHLDKLALFCNVKPECVIEEKDVTDSVYAVPRELSKQELDLRVLEQLHLSVHPIIHSEWDKLVKKATQPKYECTIALVGKYIAIRDAYKSVHEALQHAGMEHNAKVKVECIEAEELEKNPNLIKNADGILIPGGFGSRGVNGKCVAIRYAREHKVPLLGICLGMQCCVIEFARNVLGWKDANSTEFDEKTAHPVIDLMDEQKNVTDKGGTMRLGAYPCKLMKDSNAAKLYKSEKISERHRHRYEFNYNSEFRKELEKAGLKIAGTSPDGKLVEMVEIKNHPYFEACQFHPEFKSRPTAPHPLFSGLVKAALAQKNKKNVNGGKKNA
- the carA gene encoding glutamine-hydrolyzing carbamoyl-phosphate synthase small subunit, which gives rise to MTDRFNWKAKREKKAFLALADGTVFRGYAFGQATDTVGEAVFNTGMAGYKQILTDPSYAGQFVVFTTAEVGAYAANLEKSESRDVFLNGIVVNSLDDVSKEIGEESLHDYMLAHKKPGIAGVDTRALTIHLRDHGAQKAYLHVDGTDMSEADAIAKAKAWEGLDGQDYASKVSDPKGYEFSTEGDLNVVALDFGIKTNILRNLAEQNMKVTVLPINATYEQIMAKNPDGVFLSNGPADPNSLPQVAAVVKQLLGKVPLMGICLGNQLLGLALGAKVSKLKFGHHGCNHPVKNLKTGAVEITSQNHNYAIEESSLPTNVEVSHINLNDNTVEGIRHKELPAFSVQYHPESAPGPNDSYYLFGEFRQMIEEFKRGEHG
- a CDS encoding glutamine synthetase III, whose protein sequence is MNNEYRLKAIKEIASEKAGENLPAAPASIDFYGEDVFNAEAMRAYLPKDICKKLFATIDEGAPLDASIANEVAHAMKKWAIDRGATHFTHWFQPLTGSTAEKHDSFLEPENGKAIMAFSGKNLIVGEPDASSFPSGGLRSTFEARGYTAWDPTSPAFIKRHGNGATLCIPTAFCSYTGEALDKKTPLLRSIQALQKSADRLMGLFGVAQQKVTVTLGAEQEYFLIDKRFYLQRPDLYQAGRTLFGAAPAKHQQMEDHYFGSIPARIINFMNDVEKELWKLGIPAKTRHNEVAPAQFELAPMFEEVNLACDHNMQIMEVLRQVADRHGLVCLLHEKPFAGINGSGKHNNWSVNYGKTNLLNPGKDPHQNAIFLTTLCAVIYAVDTHADLLRMAVASAGNDHRLGANEAPPAIISMYLGDQLADVIDQLEKGDPKSSKQAGALKLGSDTLPPLPRDATDRNRTSPFAFTGNKFEFRAPGSSQSCSEPNVILNTIVAEAFDIIADKLANVSADKFHEELQNLLQKIVKEHKRVIFNGNGYTDEWVEEAAKRGLPNIRTTMEALQALNKKENVALFEKYGVFNKRELDSRYEVNMEDYHKKIHIEGKIAFDIAKNVVLPQVLCAYSNALKTNELAKGQGFYAVDGYARELGEKLKELDAAVAQMEIALGEKHEVILDAMANLRIIVDKIESIVPDEKWPLPKYREMLFIY